The following coding sequences lie in one Candidatus Nitrospira allomarina genomic window:
- a CDS encoding chemotaxis protein CheB, with protein sequence MTDAPSNAFPIVGIGASAGGLEALCRFFSTLPDNSGMGFVVIQHLAPDRESLMPELLARKTSLPIHVAADETLVEPNHIYIIPPNTQLSIDGGFLRVDRPSQIHGFRTPVDKFFKSLAEDQGPFAIGVILSGAGSDGAVGLRFVKEHGGLTIAQSTETAQFSGMPTSAILTGLIDYILPVEAIAEALILYAKYLYDLRDGKGLETLRAEALTHLEVICSHLYRRTGHDFHGYKRNTMGRRVQRRMQILHITSPAQYVRRLREDPEEVDALFKELLIGVTQFFRDPEAFAFFSDTIIPKIVKSKHNNETIRIWIPGCSTGEEVYSLAILFYEYLHREHLNIPLQIFGTDIDERALDIARRGQYPESIQEDVLPDRLSLFFEQDGSCYRVAKVIREVCIFSFHNLVGNPPFSRMDVISCRNLLIYMEPTLQNQMFAVFHYSLNPEGYLFLGASEQAEDQTRFFRPVNKRFRVFQPKEIMRRTFPKFPIQGPRGTMPTPKPAFFPQIQDPFIHTFDQLVREEYGPPGVLIDKECQVQYVSGRTGTYLQLPSGSVNVNLINMVMPDLRMPLRSGILKAVKTGKEVVLPNIQLTVNDDMQSVDIIVRPLFHAKQSSDLLMVVFREKGLIRKPSKDSKKYSKGEHRTIKELEQEIDSTREHLQTALEELETSNQELKSSNQELMSVNEELQSANEELQTSTEELQSINEELETVNAQLSGKLEELDHANSDMENLFRTTNIATLFLNADLCIQKYTPAAQKMFQFLDTDIGRPITQLSSFSRDETLLAGIRDVLRTSRPNEQTHRIFQDPRTFFTRMTPYQSSDGQTQGVVLTFVDISKLRQAEDQVLRFSQQQKVMAEFAQLALQERDVQKVMDECVRLLSQTLPIEMAKVLEILPGERSLLLRAGVGWKEGLVGQAVVSADQNSQAGYTLISQKPVIVKDLSAESRFSGPSLLIDHQVVSGMSCIIRDQAGNPHGVLGVHTTSHREFREKEVEFLQAMANILASAIHRKNIETQLQFVTESLERRVDERTQDLVQHQHRLRQMSLDLILTEQRERRRIATELHDYLGQLLVVGKIKISQLLQTDLSNQQAPLVREMEESLDEALQYTRDLIPQISPPILYEFGFLAAVRWLSEKMKRYDLHVTVASHVDEDQLNLSESVSIILYQAIRELLLNVMKHAQTQEASILINQVSSEVFGVEVADRGCGFDLSSTRETHSPFDKFGLLNVQERIESLGGECEVLSRIGEGTRVLIKVPISVQGADEESLQSSSSPKAVRVSNSRKTEEGIRVVLADDHPIFREGLGTMLNACPDIQVVGEAENGEQAVELVQTLHPDVVVMDINMPVMNGIEATRLIKASHPAVYIIGLSMHGDQIVSNNFAEAGGDEYVSKGDSFGSFAEVIRSSQKNR encoded by the coding sequence ATGACTGATGCACCGTCCAACGCTTTTCCCATCGTCGGGATCGGCGCTTCGGCCGGAGGACTCGAGGCATTGTGCCGGTTCTTTTCAACACTTCCAGACAATAGCGGAATGGGGTTTGTGGTGATCCAGCACCTGGCTCCCGATCGCGAAAGCCTTATGCCGGAATTGCTGGCGCGGAAAACCTCGCTGCCGATTCATGTCGCGGCAGATGAAACGCTAGTCGAACCCAATCATATTTATATCATTCCGCCCAATACGCAATTGAGCATCGATGGTGGGTTTCTGCGAGTGGACCGGCCTTCACAAATTCATGGCTTTCGAACGCCCGTTGATAAGTTTTTCAAATCCCTGGCCGAAGATCAAGGTCCATTTGCCATCGGGGTGATTCTGTCCGGCGCGGGGTCCGACGGAGCAGTCGGGCTTCGATTCGTGAAGGAACATGGCGGGTTAACGATTGCCCAATCAACGGAAACGGCCCAATTTTCCGGAATGCCGACGAGTGCCATTCTGACCGGATTAATCGATTATATCCTCCCGGTCGAAGCCATCGCGGAGGCGCTGATTCTCTATGCGAAATATTTATACGATCTCCGGGACGGAAAGGGCCTGGAAACCCTTCGTGCCGAAGCGCTGACTCACTTAGAGGTGATTTGCTCGCATCTGTACCGTCGGACCGGACACGATTTCCATGGTTACAAACGGAATACGATGGGTCGGCGGGTTCAGCGGCGCATGCAGATTCTGCACATTACCTCTCCCGCGCAATATGTCAGACGATTGCGGGAGGACCCGGAAGAAGTCGATGCGCTCTTTAAGGAGCTGTTAATCGGTGTGACCCAATTTTTTAGAGATCCGGAAGCCTTTGCGTTTTTCTCCGACACGATCATCCCTAAGATCGTGAAATCCAAACACAACAATGAAACCATCCGGATCTGGATACCGGGTTGTTCGACGGGAGAAGAAGTCTATTCGCTCGCTATCCTTTTTTATGAATACCTCCATCGGGAACATCTTAACATTCCTCTTCAAATCTTCGGGACGGATATCGATGAGCGGGCATTGGATATTGCCCGCCGTGGGCAATATCCGGAAAGCATTCAGGAAGATGTGCTGCCCGATCGACTGTCCTTGTTCTTTGAACAGGACGGGTCCTGTTATCGGGTTGCCAAGGTGATCCGTGAGGTATGCATTTTTTCCTTTCATAATCTCGTCGGTAATCCCCCGTTTTCTCGCATGGATGTCATATCATGCCGGAACCTGTTGATCTACATGGAACCCACTCTTCAGAATCAGATGTTTGCCGTGTTTCATTATTCCCTCAACCCGGAGGGCTACCTGTTTCTCGGCGCGTCGGAACAGGCGGAAGACCAAACCCGATTCTTTCGCCCCGTGAATAAACGCTTTCGGGTATTTCAACCAAAAGAGATCATGCGCCGCACGTTTCCCAAGTTCCCGATACAGGGACCGCGTGGCACCATGCCCACTCCGAAACCGGCTTTTTTCCCCCAGATTCAGGATCCCTTCATTCACACCTTCGATCAACTGGTCAGAGAGGAGTACGGCCCTCCCGGGGTGTTGATCGATAAAGAGTGCCAGGTGCAATACGTCTCCGGCCGGACCGGGACCTATCTGCAGCTTCCCTCCGGTTCGGTCAACGTGAATTTGATCAATATGGTCATGCCGGATTTGCGTATGCCGTTGCGATCCGGCATTTTGAAGGCCGTGAAAACCGGCAAGGAGGTGGTCCTCCCCAATATTCAATTGACCGTGAATGATGATATGCAATCTGTGGATATCATTGTCCGTCCGCTTTTTCATGCCAAGCAATCGTCCGATCTGCTGATGGTGGTCTTCCGTGAGAAAGGGCTGATCCGGAAACCTTCCAAAGACTCGAAGAAATACTCGAAAGGCGAGCACCGGACGATAAAGGAATTGGAGCAGGAAATTGACTCCACCAGGGAGCATTTGCAAACGGCGCTGGAAGAACTGGAGACCTCCAACCAGGAATTGAAATCTTCCAATCAGGAATTGATGTCGGTCAATGAAGAACTGCAATCCGCGAATGAAGAATTGCAAACGTCTACCGAGGAATTGCAATCGATTAACGAAGAATTAGAAACGGTCAATGCTCAACTGTCCGGAAAATTGGAGGAATTGGATCACGCCAATAGCGATATGGAAAATCTTTTCCGGACGACGAATATCGCCACATTATTTCTCAATGCCGACTTATGTATTCAGAAATACACTCCGGCGGCCCAAAAAATGTTCCAGTTTTTAGATACCGATATTGGCCGACCCATTACACAATTGTCCTCATTTTCCAGAGACGAAACGTTATTGGCAGGTATTCGGGACGTGCTGCGCACCTCACGGCCCAACGAACAGACTCACCGAATTTTTCAAGACCCTCGGACATTCTTCACACGAATGACTCCCTACCAATCCAGTGACGGTCAGACCCAGGGAGTTGTGCTGACTTTTGTGGATATTTCGAAGCTTCGCCAGGCGGAAGATCAAGTGCTCCGTTTCTCTCAACAACAGAAAGTGATGGCGGAGTTCGCACAGTTGGCGCTCCAGGAAAGAGATGTGCAGAAGGTCATGGACGAATGTGTCAGACTTCTGAGTCAGACCTTACCGATTGAAATGGCTAAAGTGCTGGAAATATTGCCGGGAGAACGGTCCCTCCTTCTTCGCGCCGGGGTAGGATGGAAAGAGGGATTGGTCGGCCAGGCCGTGGTGAGTGCCGATCAAAACTCCCAGGCAGGGTATACGCTGATAAGCCAAAAGCCGGTTATCGTCAAGGATCTATCGGCGGAAAGCCGGTTTTCCGGTCCTTCCCTATTGATTGATCATCAGGTGGTCAGTGGCATGAGTTGCATTATCCGGGATCAGGCAGGCAATCCGCATGGAGTCCTCGGTGTGCATACAACATCACATAGGGAGTTCCGGGAGAAGGAGGTGGAGTTCCTCCAAGCCATGGCCAATATTCTTGCCTCGGCCATACACCGGAAAAATATCGAAACTCAACTGCAGTTCGTGACCGAATCCTTGGAACGCCGCGTGGATGAGCGGACACAGGATCTCGTTCAGCACCAACACCGACTGCGTCAAATGTCGCTAGACCTTATTCTTACCGAGCAACGGGAACGGCGGCGCATTGCCACCGAATTGCATGATTATTTAGGGCAGTTGCTGGTTGTCGGAAAGATAAAAATCAGTCAATTGCTGCAAACCGATCTTTCGAATCAGCAGGCGCCTCTTGTGCGGGAAATGGAAGAGTCTCTGGATGAGGCGTTGCAATACACTCGGGATCTCATTCCTCAAATCAGTCCGCCCATTTTGTATGAATTCGGGTTTTTGGCGGCCGTCCGATGGTTGTCCGAAAAAATGAAACGGTATGATTTGCACGTCACGGTGGCATCCCATGTTGATGAAGATCAATTGAATCTTTCCGAATCCGTCTCAATTATCCTGTATCAGGCCATCAGGGAATTATTGCTGAATGTGATGAAACATGCCCAGACTCAGGAAGCTTCCATTCTGATCAATCAAGTCTCGTCAGAGGTGTTTGGAGTAGAAGTCGCGGATCGCGGATGTGGTTTTGATCTGTCCTCAACACGTGAAACCCATTCCCCCTTTGACAAATTCGGCCTGTTGAACGTGCAAGAACGCATAGAAAGTCTTGGAGGCGAATGTGAGGTCCTTTCCAGGATCGGGGAGGGCACTCGAGTGCTGATTAAAGTGCCTATTTCCGTGCAAGGCGCTGATGAAGAATCCCTTCAGTCCTCCTCTTCTCCCAAAGCGGTCCGGGTTTCGAATTCCCGAAAAACGGAGGAGGGTATCCGGGTTGTCCTTGCGGATGACCACCCCATATTTCGTGAAGGATTGGGCACCATGTTAAATGCCTGCCCCGATATTCAGGTGGTCGGAGAGGCCGAAAACGGCGAACAGGCTGTCGAGCTTGTTCAGACTCTTCACCCTGATGTGGTGGTGATGGATATCAATATGCCGGTGATGAACGGAATAGAAGCCACGCGTCTCATTAAAGCCAGCCACCCGGCAGTCTATATCATCGGCTTGTCCATGCATGGGGATCAAATCGTGTCAAATAATTTTGCTGAGGCTGGAGGGGACGAATATGTGTCCAAAGGGGATTCGTTCGGTTCCTTCGCCGAGGTCATTCGATCCAGTCAAAAAAATCGATGA
- a CDS encoding S16 family serine protease codes for MHHLRRTAFIFTVLAWAIPGGWAFPFAQPAVAEQMYWQKQSVTFLGTTLDVNGEPIGIVAELDISFRKQEGQEALNVTFASGPGKFSPFTQVAIQSGIVSAARMAGLDPKSWNIFLKFPKPGVTIYGDSLTAMVSVVALAMANDNSILLNRVMTGKVTRDGHIGAVGGIPLKIQAAFAEHIPRVIIPDDRFPEDNDWETPFLMQISPVNTVLQAYQMLTGTTLPRAGKEKASGLMVVHNTKEK; via the coding sequence ATGCACCATTTAAGAAGAACGGCTTTCATATTTACCGTTCTGGCCTGGGCAATCCCTGGGGGATGGGCCTTCCCCTTCGCACAGCCCGCAGTGGCCGAACAAATGTATTGGCAGAAGCAATCCGTGACCTTTCTGGGAACCACTCTCGACGTGAATGGTGAACCCATAGGAATTGTGGCTGAACTTGACATCTCGTTTAGGAAACAGGAAGGCCAGGAAGCCTTGAATGTCACATTTGCGAGCGGACCGGGAAAATTTTCCCCATTTACTCAAGTGGCTATTCAATCCGGAATCGTCTCCGCGGCTCGTATGGCCGGTCTCGATCCAAAGAGCTGGAATATATTCCTCAAATTTCCGAAACCCGGTGTCACGATTTATGGAGATAGTTTGACCGCGATGGTCAGTGTCGTGGCTCTGGCGATGGCTAACGATAACTCAATTCTCCTGAACCGGGTGATGACCGGTAAAGTAACCCGTGACGGTCATATCGGGGCGGTGGGAGGAATCCCATTGAAAATCCAGGCCGCCTTTGCGGAACACATCCCAAGAGTCATTATTCCTGACGATCGGTTTCCCGAAGACAATGATTGGGAGACGCCTTTTCTGATGCAGATTTCTCCCGTGAATACGGTGTTGCAGGCCTATCAGATGTTGACGGGAACGACCCTTCCGAGGGCCGGGAAGGAGAAGGCCTCGGGATTGATGGTGGTGCACAATACCAAAGAGAAATAA
- a CDS encoding chemotaxis protein CheB has product MQTSHPDIIVVGASAGGVTTLKKLVSYLPQDLQASIFVVLHLGSYSPSTLASILSDAGSVPATLAKHGEFISYGRMYIAPPDFHLLIDKDVLVLSKGPRENLWRPSIDTLFRSAAVSYGVRVVGVILTGYLDDGVAGLLAIQRCGGMIMVQDPAEAMFPDLPNNVLAHMHVDFCLPVEDLARQLIQQVKTRLGREFPPPEDLLEENVSVDDYKSHLPPRQVKGEVAGLSCPECGGTLWEQTQGSLTRYQCHVGHGFSEQSLLAGKSHTLDQALWTAFRLMEERVALLRKCIARAQHTGLRHTLSLYQKELEPLLPQLQQFRELLSQKSSFPFEPSSPANTSE; this is encoded by the coding sequence ATGCAAACATCACATCCCGATATTATTGTCGTAGGAGCGTCGGCAGGAGGTGTTACCACGCTCAAAAAGCTGGTGTCCTATCTTCCCCAGGATTTGCAAGCTTCGATTTTTGTCGTTCTCCATCTCGGTTCGTATTCGCCTTCCACGCTTGCTTCCATTCTATCGGATGCCGGGTCTGTGCCGGCCACACTTGCCAAACATGGAGAGTTCATTTCCTACGGGAGAATGTATATTGCTCCTCCGGATTTTCATCTGCTGATTGATAAGGATGTGCTGGTCCTTTCCAAAGGTCCACGTGAAAATCTTTGGCGGCCTTCTATTGACACGTTATTCCGTTCGGCGGCGGTGTCCTATGGCGTGCGGGTCGTGGGGGTTATTTTAACAGGATATCTGGATGATGGCGTCGCAGGCCTTCTGGCTATCCAGCGGTGCGGGGGGATGATTATGGTTCAGGATCCCGCAGAGGCCATGTTCCCGGATCTGCCGAATAATGTGTTGGCTCATATGCACGTCGATTTTTGTTTGCCGGTGGAGGATCTGGCCCGCCAACTGATTCAACAGGTCAAGACCCGGCTAGGCCGGGAATTTCCTCCTCCTGAAGATCTGCTTGAGGAAAACGTATCGGTCGATGACTATAAAAGTCATCTTCCTCCTCGGCAAGTCAAGGGGGAGGTTGCCGGACTCAGTTGCCCCGAATGCGGAGGGACCCTTTGGGAACAGACCCAAGGCTCCTTAACCCGGTATCAATGTCACGTCGGACATGGTTTCAGCGAGCAGTCCTTGTTGGCGGGAAAATCGCACACCCTTGACCAGGCCCTGTGGACGGCCTTTCGGCTCATGGAGGAGCGTGTGGCTCTCCTGCGGAAATGTATTGCCAGAGCCCAACACACTGGTCTTCGACACACCCTGAGTTTATATCAAAAAGAGCTGGAACCTCTTCTGCCTCAATTGCAACAATTTCGAGAATTGTTAAGCCAAAAATCTTCATTTCCGTTTGAGCCGTCCTCGCCAGCCAATACGTCTGAATGA
- a CDS encoding STAS domain-containing protein: MKCTISTPGQHVVLTLTVDLSINTPNLSRTDLILDRVVSSPISILILDLRSLSCVNSFGTWTILQIVFKAREQGKGVFLYNVQPSIQPYLKEAGILELSTTIDTQEELGNVLEGNYRLPRSCANGGNVKTSFQESQVPSAGIASL, encoded by the coding sequence ATGAAATGCACCATTAGCACCCCTGGCCAACATGTGGTTCTGACACTCACCGTGGATCTCAGTATTAATACCCCTAATTTGAGTCGAACCGATTTAATATTGGATCGTGTGGTCTCGTCACCGATTTCCATCCTCATTTTAGATTTACGGTCCTTGTCATGTGTGAATTCCTTTGGGACCTGGACCATCCTCCAGATTGTATTTAAAGCCAGGGAGCAGGGGAAAGGTGTGTTCCTTTACAACGTACAACCTTCTATACAACCCTATTTGAAAGAAGCGGGAATACTTGAACTGTCCACCACCATTGATACCCAGGAGGAGCTTGGAAATGTGTTGGAAGGGAATTACCGGCTTCCGAGGTCATGTGCAAATGGGGGAAACGTGAAGACCTCATTTCAGGAAAGCCAAGTACCATCTGCCGGAATAGCATCGTTGTAG
- a CDS encoding BON domain-containing protein has translation MPVYTAILVLVFGLLAGPGLAAEDVENTAEVTGEEVEKVQDIGIAVAIKNRLSRVDRKSFSTIEVSVKEGIATLTGTADSLWIQQRATEISQAIRGVRGVIDRITVGPVGTTNDAALKKYLEYLLREDPVVERDDIHVDVVKGVLTLKGRVHSRQEKHTALSLGKMIKGIREVRDFLTVENVRDRPDSILKEEITHRLAFDVWVVNPSLLHVRIEQGRAILTGQVGSVYEKSRIAELAWVEGVRSVDVSGIVINWGSQDPMMRTQRPVFTDREISNAIQKVLAYDRRVAPFGISVTVKNGTVTLKGNVPFLSIRREAEQNANNTVGVQSVNNLITVQSKATPKDADIHARLLAAFSQDPVLEPFTLGGAVKKGAVLLTGTVDSIYERNHAENVASRIRGVTSLTNHISFSNPEIEKTDWEIQLDFENQVWWSPFLSSQDIVATVEDGKATLSGSVQHMHQRLMAEQQAFEAGASIVINRLRVGKSLPASKLSGQELYARR, from the coding sequence TTGCCGGTTTACACTGCCATACTTGTTTTGGTTTTCGGCCTATTGGCCGGTCCTGGACTGGCCGCTGAGGATGTGGAAAATACCGCCGAGGTGACCGGAGAAGAGGTTGAGAAGGTTCAGGATATCGGTATAGCCGTGGCCATTAAAAACCGGTTGTCCCGGGTCGATCGCAAATCTTTTTCCACAATTGAAGTGTCGGTGAAGGAGGGCATAGCCACGCTGACCGGGACAGCCGACAGTCTTTGGATTCAGCAGCGTGCTACGGAAATTTCCCAGGCTATCCGAGGCGTTCGAGGGGTCATCGATCGCATTACAGTGGGTCCGGTCGGTACAACCAACGATGCTGCCCTGAAAAAATATCTTGAATACCTTTTACGAGAGGATCCTGTGGTGGAACGCGACGACATTCATGTGGATGTGGTCAAGGGGGTCCTCACCCTGAAGGGGCGGGTGCACTCCCGGCAAGAAAAACACACGGCGCTCAGTTTAGGAAAAATGATCAAAGGCATTCGAGAGGTTCGGGACTTTCTGACGGTGGAGAACGTTCGAGATAGGCCCGACTCAATCCTGAAGGAGGAAATCACCCATCGCCTGGCATTTGATGTCTGGGTGGTCAACCCATCTCTCTTGCACGTCCGGATAGAACAAGGTCGTGCGATTCTGACAGGACAGGTGGGAAGCGTGTATGAAAAAAGTCGGATTGCCGAACTGGCATGGGTCGAGGGTGTCCGGTCCGTGGATGTGAGCGGTATCGTCATTAATTGGGGGTCGCAGGATCCGATGATGCGGACTCAGCGTCCCGTGTTTACGGACAGGGAAATTTCCAATGCCATTCAAAAAGTGCTGGCGTATGATCGTCGCGTCGCTCCATTCGGGATCAGTGTGACCGTAAAAAACGGGACGGTGACCCTGAAAGGAAATGTCCCCTTTCTCTCCATTAGACGTGAGGCTGAGCAAAACGCCAATAATACTGTCGGGGTGCAATCCGTGAACAATCTCATAACAGTCCAGTCCAAAGCGACTCCAAAAGATGCCGATATTCATGCCCGGTTATTGGCCGCGTTTTCACAAGATCCTGTCTTGGAGCCCTTCACTCTTGGGGGGGCGGTCAAAAAGGGAGCCGTCCTGCTGACGGGGACCGTCGATTCAATTTATGAACGAAATCATGCCGAAAACGTGGCTTCCCGGATCCGAGGCGTGACAAGCCTGACCAATCACATCAGCTTTTCAAATCCCGAAATCGAAAAAACGGATTGGGAAATTCAACTGGATTTCGAAAACCAGGTGTGGTGGAGCCCATTCTTATCGAGCCAGGATATTGTGGCGACGGTGGAAGATGGGAAGGCCACCTTGTCCGGATCAGTTCAACATATGCACCAACGGCTGATGGCGGAACAGCAGGCGTTTGAGGCGGGAGCCTCGATAGTCATCAACCGGTTGCGAGTCGGAAAATCTCTCCCTGCTTCTAAGTTGTCAGGCCAAGAACTTTATGCCCGACGTTGA
- a CDS encoding response regulator — protein sequence MPNPIEILLIEDNPADIRLTQEAFQQARLQNTIHVVQDGVNAMAFIRQTAPFQQAPRPDLILLDLNLPKKDGREVLKEIKSDTHTRTIPVVVLTTSDDEADVLRSYDLHANAYLVKPIDILQFIKMIQSLEDFWLSVVKLPPKVSES from the coding sequence ATGCCAAATCCTATTGAAATTTTACTCATAGAGGACAATCCCGCTGATATCCGGCTTACCCAGGAGGCTTTTCAGCAAGCTCGCCTCCAGAATACGATTCATGTGGTACAAGACGGGGTCAACGCCATGGCGTTTATTCGGCAGACAGCACCTTTTCAACAGGCTCCCCGACCGGACCTTATCCTGTTAGATTTAAATCTTCCGAAAAAGGACGGGAGAGAGGTTCTGAAGGAAATCAAATCCGATACGCACACTCGCACCATTCCCGTGGTGGTGCTGACCACCTCTGATGACGAAGCGGACGTCTTGCGGAGTTACGATCTTCATGCCAATGCGTATTTGGTCAAACCCATTGATATTTTGCAATTTATCAAAATGATTCAATCACTCGAAGATTTCTGGCTGTCTGTGGTAAAACTTCCTCCAAAAGTGTCAGAGTCATGA
- a CDS encoding response regulator gives MSELPSPTYSILLVEDNPADAELVRERLKDASGMSPFHITRASTLKEALTILHSTPFDVILLDLNLPETNGLETLKRIRSANSAIPLVVLTVHEDEPLALEAIKLGAQDYLPKSSMNAVLLSRILHYAMERERNERIRRESERKYRLFVDGATGLAFIMLDLLGNITHWNSGAERLFGYPEDAALHKHFSMLFTAEDQRNGRPATELRRAETLEKGDDDNWLVRADGSRFWASGAVTAIRDPDDNLIGFAKVVRDKSDQKDTSDKLAELNRTLEERVIQRTQELTRNQERLRAMASDLTVTEQRERRRLATDLHDYLAQLLVVCRLKLSQGQSMSDKETLLKVIQEADTLLDQSLTYTRTLVSQLSPTCLYEFGLHAALVWLGTEMGKQGLTVKLKCADETPPLPEDQAVLVFQSVRELLYNVLKHSGVKEVIVNLSLQQDNHLLIEVKDSGCGFSENPEERNEQSPTNFGLFSIRERLEALGGEMVLNSAQKMGTQVLLRIPIDHSSKDVQLRAAKPTPMNAVKHASVSRPPSEKIRILLADDHKMVREGFCHILNAQVDFEVVGEAEDGNHALALCESLRPDVVVMDLHMPKMDGLEAIKRIKEFLPDTVMIGLSVYDTPDVARWFREAGAAAFVTKGGPAESLVTIVRQYCQQKNPA, from the coding sequence ATGAGCGAGCTCCCATCCCCGACGTATTCCATCCTGCTCGTGGAGGACAATCCTGCCGACGCAGAATTAGTGCGCGAGCGGCTGAAGGATGCCTCCGGTATGTCCCCCTTTCATATCACCCGCGCATCGACTCTGAAAGAGGCGCTGACCATCCTTCACAGCACGCCGTTTGACGTCATCCTTCTTGATTTAAATCTGCCGGAAACCAATGGCCTTGAAACGTTGAAACGAATCCGGTCGGCCAATTCGGCCATTCCCCTTGTTGTGTTAACCGTGCATGAGGATGAACCGCTTGCCCTGGAAGCCATCAAATTAGGGGCTCAGGATTATCTCCCCAAATCTTCGATGAATGCCGTGTTGCTTTCCCGAATCTTGCACTATGCTATGGAGCGGGAAAGGAATGAGCGGATTCGCCGGGAGAGCGAAAGAAAATACCGTTTGTTTGTTGATGGCGCCACCGGCCTGGCTTTTATCATGCTTGATTTGCTTGGAAACATTACGCATTGGAATTCCGGAGCCGAACGGCTTTTTGGCTACCCGGAAGACGCAGCATTGCATAAACATTTTTCTATGCTCTTCACCGCTGAAGACCAACGCAATGGTCGTCCGGCAACAGAATTGCGGAGGGCGGAAACCTTAGAAAAAGGAGACGACGACAATTGGCTGGTACGGGCCGATGGGTCCCGGTTTTGGGCCAGCGGCGCGGTGACGGCCATACGCGATCCCGACGACAACCTGATCGGATTTGCCAAGGTGGTCCGAGACAAAAGCGATCAAAAAGATACCAGTGACAAATTAGCCGAATTGAATCGCACCTTGGAGGAGCGCGTCATCCAACGCACTCAGGAACTCACTCGCAACCAGGAACGGCTACGCGCCATGGCTTCCGATCTCACGGTCACCGAACAACGCGAACGCCGCCGGTTGGCGACGGACCTTCATGATTATCTGGCACAGCTCCTTGTCGTCTGTCGACTCAAATTAAGTCAAGGTCAATCGATGTCCGATAAAGAAACCCTCCTCAAGGTGATTCAGGAGGCGGATACGCTCCTGGACCAATCCTTGACCTATACACGGACACTGGTCAGCCAACTCAGTCCGACCTGTCTCTATGAATTCGGACTCCATGCCGCTCTCGTCTGGTTAGGTACGGAAATGGGAAAACAGGGATTAACGGTCAAACTGAAATGTGCAGATGAGACGCCACCCCTGCCGGAGGATCAGGCCGTTCTCGTGTTCCAATCCGTTCGGGAACTATTATATAACGTCCTCAAACATTCCGGCGTCAAAGAGGTGATAGTGAATCTGTCTCTGCAACAGGACAACCATCTGCTGATCGAGGTTAAGGATTCTGGCTGCGGGTTTAGTGAAAATCCTGAAGAGAGAAATGAACAATCCCCAACTAATTTTGGACTCTTTAGTATTCGGGAACGATTGGAAGCCCTCGGCGGAGAAATGGTTCTCAATTCAGCCCAGAAGATGGGAACCCAAGTCCTCCTGCGTATTCCAATAGACCACAGCAGTAAGGATGTCCAATTACGTGCTGCCAAACCGACTCCCATGAATGCCGTCAAGCATGCGTCTGTTTCCCGCCCTCCCTCGGAAAAAATTCGCATTCTTCTCGCGGATGATCATAAGATGGTCCGCGAGGGGTTTTGCCATATTTTGAACGCTCAAGTGGATTTTGAAGTCGTGGGAGAGGCAGAAGACGGGAACCATGCCCTTGCCCTCTGTGAGTCACTCCGTCCCGACGTCGTGGTGATGGATCTTCATATGCCCAAGATGGACGGTCTGGAAGCCATCAAAAGAATCAAAGAATTCCTTCCCGACACGGTCATGATCGGATTATCCGTCTACGACACGCCGGACGTGGCCCGATGGTTCCGGGAGGCAGGAGCGGCGGCATTCGTCACCAAGGGAGGTCCGGCTGAAAGCCTCGTCACTATCGTCAGGCAATATTGTCAACAAAAAAATCCCGCCTAG